From the genome of Prunus persica cultivar Lovell chromosome G8, Prunus_persica_NCBIv2, whole genome shotgun sequence:
ATTtaagtggcttgggcccacttaggctTGTAGCGTGGTTGGGCGTGAAACAATAATTTTCtgcttggcgtggcatgtTGCTTGGCACGCTATAATTTTATTGTCCTTAGAGAGAGACACGGTGCTTATTTTAGCATGGGCTTGTATTTTATAACCTTACCCCAGTTCCTGGCatgacaaattatttatttaccatGGCACGTGGACTGTGACTTGTATATGACTGGCCTTCATGTACTCTTATATGtgacttttcttaataaattatCGTATTTGGGTTGAAaatttatttgggcccaaCCATGgacttttttgggcctcaacaactagaaaataaaaaatactcaCTAGATACTAGATATAGTACAACTTCAACTTTATTGCACACATACTTCCTATTCCATTCCAATACTGCTAGAAATACCTATCTTCATGCTTAATTTATATAGTAAATTGAGCTTAGacccataaaattcattttaattCACCTACAATCCTTTCCTTTAGTTTTCTATGtaaaatacccaattttttcaaataatagccgatgactaggatccaactaagcaagttacctaatataactttaaatttaatttattgtatttttcggATTCCAAAACTACCCTTATTTATAAGTTAATGTGTTATGAGGGGTGTAACTAATGACACCCGTTGAAGTTGGAAATATCTCCAAATAGTTGTAATGGATGTAGGAACTAATttagaaacttatttgaaattaaatattaaattccaCATTAAAGTATTAGAAAtctatttttgaattaatggTGTTTTCCTTCTATGAATTACGACTAGTaatctatttaaaatattaataatttaaattcaatattaaatttaggaattaatgttgttttttttttatttttatgaattatacgactagtattcttttttattatagttttatgaataatagtgtacattctaattatgttgaaaaataatttgataatctatttattgttttgtttttaatgaacctattttttcttcaaatattgtacctattttttttctttattacttgttttataaaaaataatttgatcatctttttatttatgaatttttttttaaatgagcctattttttctctcaaaataatgtaccttttttttttctctaatgatgtacatattttttttatttaaataatgtacttattttttctctcaaaataatgtacctattttttcccCTAAACAATTTACTTGGTATAAagaacctattttttttctctaattttttctctaaataatatacctttttttctctaataatgtatacctagtataatgaacttattttcttcttctaagtaatgtacctatttttaatttataaaaaatgtgcataaatttcaattataaaACGTacctattttctataaattattgtgtacctatttttaatttatgaaaaatgtacaaaaatttcaattacaaagtaattgacctatttttgttaatttgttttggtaaataatatacctatatttttatacgtatatatttatatttatatttttcatatgtacattattggatatgtaatttacatattttttttatttgcaatttTAAGGGGCCATATGTTAGAGGGaatggcaaccaaaaaaaaacggagtgattgatatgctattaatagggagttttaattacaattatggcACTTAATAAAATGcttggaataaattataaataaaatatgaagtctgATGGCAAGGATGTAAAAACATAGGAATACTACGACCTCTTATATCCTACTGCTcatttaagtttgaaattgggttttacaCATAGATTTATAGAATGATAGGTATATgtctaaaaaatagaaattgtaaggACCTATATTGGACAAGCCCTAATTTATAATACCAACAATACCATTTGTATTATGCTACTACCACTACGGATTCTCTCCATGCACAGGCGTAGAGGACGGATTGACCAATATTTGCATGCTTCGCTTATTGAGAGGCATTGCCAAAAGAGTTGTACCAATAGTCTTCACTTTCTCTATGGCCTTGATGATAACCAAGAACAAAACTCGATACAGAAGAATCATCCCTACCAAGATTGCAAGATCAACCCACTTAGAGTAACCCATTTCGACTTGCCATTTATCTCTCAAAATATGTTCCCCACTGAGACTGGATGTTTTTCCTCCTTGATCACTGCTAGGAAATGTTGTGCCCATGAATTCATTTTTAAACAGTCCTTGGTATGCATACTTGTGGAACGCAATGTAGTACAATGGGAACTTCCACAGAGGCTTGGGAAtattgtttggtagttggaaGAAACCGCCGCACATAATCATAAGCCCTTGAATTCCAGCGCCGGCGATTATTCCCATGAGGAAGTTGGGCACAATGCTAGCAACTATCATCATCAGGCTCTCAACCAGCATCATGCAAGCAAATAACACACAAGCAAAGTAGACGAAGTGTTCAAATCCTTTGTGAAGTCCAGCGACGTAATAAGTTATGGCTCCAGGAATCACTGAAATCAATATCAAGAAGGGCAGAGAGGAAAATGTGTTGGCAAAAACGAATGCAGAAACACCATAGTGCCCGTTTAATCTTTCTCGTTCAAATACCTGAGTTTACAAGAGAAAAACTATGTTTAGCAACATTAATATATACGGCATTTATGATGTAAACTACAGAAGTGCAAAACTTAGCATATCCAACCCTATTCCAAATTAGTTTACCTTCATATCTTCCACAAAAGAGGGGAATCCACCGATAGCCATAAAAGTAAGAAATGAAGATACAAACATGATCAGCGAGCCTCTTGCCTGGAAAATAGAAATCTAATAAGTTTTATATCAATATATCCAACACTATAAGACAGCTCTCGAACAATTTCCTATGTAGTGTTCTCTTGTCAAGCTAGGCTTAGAAAACTGTAAATATGAACCACATATTACGTAATACGTACACAGATGGAGATAACATGTTATATTGTGAATTAGATGGAGAAATGATCAGGTTGATCGTTGCAAAAATGTTTCGTCCAGACTAAATTTGGCAACATAAGCATCTTATGTACAAAACAAATCACCTGAATTGATTCATAACTATGTCCAAGATCTTGATAGATAGTGCCCAAGCCTAATGCAATGGTAATGTAGACAGCCAGGCGCAACCAGTAGTAGCCTCGATCTCGATACATGTTCATGAAGGATCTTCTTGTAAGTACGAAAGATTGTGTAAGAAAGCCAGCATGGCTTCTCTTCTCCAATTCTTCACCGAAATcctaaatttcatataaatttatGTTAGTCATAGATTTTGGCCCCTCCCATGATCCTGGGAATCAACTACCAATTGAAAGGATAAATAATTGGAGCTATATATGAATCTGATTACTAGCCTATACCTGCTTACATAGTTCAGCTACTTGTCTTTGAACTTGCTGATAACTTTCAGATTCTTTATAGGACTTTATTAGAGTATCAATCGCTACTTCTGTCGGTGTGCGTCCAACCATGCCTTGTTCAATGTCCTAAACAATGAACAGTTTGGATCATGAGATTACATTTGGGATGGGCTCAAACGAGTCATTAATTAGCACGGTATTAATTACTAACCAATGAGCGCTTGAGCACTCTTGATTACCACATAAAGAGAAAAGTTCCAATCAAATACGACTAGGactttaccccaaaaaaaaaaaaggcttacctgctcaaaatctttgtttaTAGTCTTAAGGAAGTGATCTGATGGATTTTGGAGAGTTGGGCAAGGGAAAccacataaagagaaaaactgCAATCAATTGAAAATAACAGCAGTTAACCCTACAGCTACGGATCCGAATTTAGAAATATTAAGCTAGGGAAATTAAGCTAGTCACCTGATTTGCTGCAGAAGCAGGGCCAAAATAGACAGTTCTTCCGGCGGACAGAAGGCAAAGATTGTCGAAAAGTTGGAAGACTTCAGAGCTAGGTTGATGGATGGATGTAATTACAGTCCTTGGAGTTCCATCAGTTTTATCCAGGTTTGCAATTCTGCTCATGACATAATAAGAAGCTGCACTGTCAAGGCCACTTGTTGGTTCGTCGAGGAAGAGAAGATTTGGGCGTGTAAGAAGCTCAATGCAAATGCTGACTCTCCTCTTTTGTCCACCACTGAGGCCTTTAGATCCCCACCCTCCAATCCTTGTGTTCATGGCATCTTGCAAACCCATCTCTCTTATTGTGatttctgctctctctttcttctctgccTTGGACATGGAGTCTGGCAATTGCAACTGAGCTGAGTAGTATACGGCTTCGCTGACCGTTAAAGTTGTGATCAAAGTATCATCTTGTGTAACATATGCCTGTGTTGATgatatttaaattatgaaaagaGATATTGAAAGCTTTATAAATTACTCGTATTTATATCTTCATTAAgccaaaagagaaaggaattATGATATATAGTTCTTGATCTTCCTACCGAAGTTCCATATGCCAGTGCTTGTTTTTGCCCATTGATTAAGATATTCCCTGTTTTCCTTGTGTTTGAACTCAATCTCCCTGCAGTATCATGAGCACTTGACTTAAAATTAGACCTGTGCTTAGGGTTAATCCAcactatatataattaaagagTAATGCTATGTAGACACACAATATTGACAACATTAGCTGACCACCTTAGTG
Proteins encoded in this window:
- the LOC18767222 gene encoding ABC transporter G family member 11 — encoded protein: MASSTSLHEYSYSNESADIRTAVLEVETVGHNDPLPRTTTVTRSGTGAARNRNQNENYPKLEEGVFLTWEDLWVTVVSKAKNENGSRSRSILQGVTGYARPGELLAIMGPSGCGKSTLLDALGGRLSSNTRKTGNILINGQKQALAYGTSAYVTQDDTLITTLTVSEAVYYSAQLQLPDSMSKAEKKERAEITIREMGLQDAMNTRIGGWGSKGLSGGQKRRVSICIELLTRPNLLFLDEPTSGLDSAASYYVMSRIANLDKTDGTPRTVITSIHQPSSEVFQLFDNLCLLSAGRTVYFGPASAANQFFSLCGFPCPTLQNPSDHFLKTINKDFEQDIEQGMVGRTPTEVAIDTLIKSYKESESYQQVQRQVAELCKQDFGEELEKRSHAGFLTQSFVLTRRSFMNMYRDRGYYWLRLAVYITIALGLGTIYQDLGHSYESIQARGSLIMFVSSFLTFMAIGGFPSFVEDMKVFERERLNGHYGVSAFVFANTFSSLPFLILISVIPGAITYYVAGLHKGFEHFVYFACVLFACMMLVESLMMIVASIVPNFLMGIIAGAGIQGLMIMCGGFFQLPNNIPKPLWKFPLYYIAFHKYAYQGLFKNEFMGTTFPSSDQGGKTSSLSGEHILRDKWQVEMGYSKWVDLAILVGMILLYRVLFLVIIKAIEKVKTIGTTLLAMPLNKRSMQILVNPSSTPVHGENP